A window of the Narcine bancroftii isolate sNarBan1 chromosome 4, sNarBan1.hap1, whole genome shotgun sequence genome harbors these coding sequences:
- the pop5 gene encoding ribonuclease P/MRP protein subunit POP5, with translation MVRFKSRYLLCEMVFEKSHYRQHIDVRSIIRNVRHAITQTHGDFGIGCCTLRLEVTYLNAYTGVVLIRCQKDFCRMLSTALLFITFLENKNQKFPCFFNTLHVAGTIRSCQKFLIQYNRRQMLLLLRDCKTKKEREAVQRSLLYCSLKVLDEDQSYYGYEDKEGRDAD, from the exons ATGGTTCGCTTCAAGTCCAG ATACCTTCTATGCGAGATGGTGTTTGAGAAATCACACTATCGACAGCATATAGATGTCCGAAGCATCATTCGAAATGTCAGACACGCAATCACTCAAACGCATGGTGACTTTGGGATTGGCTGTTGCACTTTACGTCTCGAAG TCACGTACCTAAATGCCTACACAGGAGTCGTCTTAATAAGGTGTCAAAAAGACTTCTGCAGAATGCTTTCAACGGCGCTGCTATTTATTACCTTTCTGGAGAACAAGAACCAAAAGTTCCCTTGTTTTTTTAACACCTTACATGTAGCAG gtaCAATTCGAAGCTGCCAGAAGTTCCTGATCCAGTATAACCGCAGGCAAATGCTGCTGCTTTTGAGAGACTGCAAAACCAAAA AGGAGAGAGAGGCTGTTCAAAGATCTCTTCTGTATTGTTCACTGAAAGTATTGGATGAAGATCAATCATATTATGGATATGAAGACAAGGAAGGAAGAGATGCTGATTAA